ACGAAAAACAAAGCTGAGACCTGAAGAAATGGAATATGAATTTCACGAGCCTGTGACAGAATGGAAGAAGAAAGTGAAGTCGATTCCTGTGCCGAATGTTAAAGAACCAAAAACAGCTTATGACATGGCAATGAAGATACGTCAGGAAATGAAAGATGATGGCAAAGGTATGGTCATTAAATTGTTAGGGGTAATGTTCAGGGCCCTGTGCACCAACTGGCAAATTATTACATTACGACTTCAGTCAAAGTGGTTTACCTGTTACCCTGGGTTTGAACTTCGATACTTCAAAGTACATCTACAATGTAAAAAGGCATGTTCCAGTGTCATTCACTGTGCGGGACTTGAGCGAAAGTCTAACTAAGCAATGTGTTTGAAGTGGTAGTTTGACTGTTTCAGGAGAGCGGTTTTTGGGCGATGTGGACAGTAAAGGCTTCCGTATCCTGAAAAGTCAGGTCCCTGATTTCTCGCGCACGCGGGAGGTGGTCATGGTTGACCTGCTCAGAGACAGTGTCATTTACAATGACcgtaagttacattttacacCTTGAACTtggtgttttgttttttctccttttggATGTCTCTAGGCCTGGCAAAGTTTGAAGCCTTTTTCTAGATGTCTATCTATTACATCTAACTAACTCCTCAAGCTGTAACAGCAGAGGTCGTGGTGAGGACTACTTGGCTTTTACAACAGCCACTTATCACACTATgacttacatgtacacatcATAATCTTCGGCTCTACATGTAAATAATCATTTGTCACTTCTCTTCCAGATGATATTGTAGCTATCGACAAGCCTTATGGGCTTCCAAGCCAAGGTGAGAGTTACAGACAAATTCTTTGACAGACTGAAGATTGCCTATCGTATTGGTTAGCACATCTACCATCAATACACATAATGTTTAGAAGTTAGACTTAGCTTTATACTTGAATGTTCATCAAAAGAGATTGAAGATGAGCAAAGTCTTTGAGATTGTCTTGATTCAGTTCATATTCTCAGTAGGCACCTCACAGATAAAATGCAAGTTCTtcaaaaagttacattttcatCTTGTGTATTGTAGGTGGTGAAGGTGTCAATCACAATATCGCATCCCTCCTCCCAAAATTTGCCAAGAAAATTGATGCATCTCTTGAAACTCTTCATAGCGTCCATAGACTCGACAAGGACACAACTGGTGTTATGGTATTTGCTAAGTAAGtacaataaaatatgttcatggGAACAAGCGACACGCATGTGTGTCCTGATTACAAGACGGGGTATGATCAGTCTGGGCTAGAAACTGTCTGTTAAGCGGTGCACAAATGAGCTATTGTCAAAACCGCTGCAAcctgcagttacatgtataatcaCTGTAAAACCAATAACCGCTGGGTTTGATACTGATAACAAGTTACTACAATGGCCGCCACGATGGGCGATTTTGTTGCATGCTGTGTTTGGGTCGACAGATCAAATCCATGGTCGAAGAGAGTTTTCAGTACTTTCAGTGCCGAGATTTGGCAGTGCGATGTGTTTCCTTACTTCATCCTCATTCTAGGACTCGGGAGATGCAGCTCAAACTGACCCGCATGTTTAAAGACCACGAAGTCGTCAAGAAGTACTGGGTGATAACGAAAGGAATTCCTGATCCTCCAAGTGGGGTGATTGAGATTCCCATGGCTGAGGGTACTGTCAGTGGGGCATATAGGGTAAGATTCTTTTTCTTTGGCAAGATTTGCCAAATTCCTTACTGACGGTTTAACTATTTCAAGTTGAtaggataatgatgatgatagtaaCCATTACAATCGAAACTTACAATGCAAAAAACACAGAACTCATATTAATGTTTTCAGGATTTTGAGTCTACATGTAAAAAGTGTTCTTCTTGTGATGTCTGATTTCACTTTGTTGTTCTGTGCAGATGTAGTTATAGTTTTGGGGGTGGCAAATAAATTAATCGACTTATTCGAAGATCATCTGCTAATAGATAATCTTTCCTTTGCAGATGGTACTAAAACCTGATTATGACGAGAAGACTAAGTTAGTTATGAAGAAGAGCAGTGTTGATACGTCCCAGGCGATTACCAAATACAAAGTGTTGGACAGCAACGATAACGTCGGTGCTGCCTTGGTTCTATGTGAGCCAAAGACAGGTATGCATACCAGTATCTGTTTTGTAAAAAAACGGTAAACTTGGTCTACAGTCTGCTAAGAATCGGTACCTTTGTCCCGTTTACACTTTTGAGTCAGGTCATCCCCTTTGCGGTTGTTTTCAGCTGGCTGGTTGCATAAGTGTCTTCTCTCTTTCATgtgttatttttttcttcaaggtGTCAAACATCAAATCCGCTGTCATCTCTCATTTGGATTGAACATGCCTATTCTTGGAGACCACAAGTACTCCCACTTCACAAAGTTAGCTCCTCAGGTGAGAAAGTACTGACTCCCGCACATAGGTGTACCTACATCATTCATGACTGCAAACATTGAGGCCACTATTTTGGATACGCTTCCCCACAATTCGTAAAGTATATCAGAGGGACAGGCAGATATCAGAATCAAAGCAGTCAATCAGAAATCTCCTGAGGCtttgacattgggtgatatgaataaagagtagtaaatgcttttatctaaaactccatgtacatttacacttgacctttctgtacaaaattgaagtaaaagcatttgctagcctttattcatatcactccCTGGTTTGTTGCTGTTAAGAAAACTCTGAGGAAAGTAGCCTCCCTGAATTGTTCTGACGTTTCTCTTGCAGCGTTTGTTTCCTGCCATGCTGCAGAGACTTGGTATCCGTCAGAGTAAGGTGCGCCACGTGCCGATGCATCTTCATGCCAAGTCAATAATCCTCCCAGGCATATTGGAGGGGAGGTACCTGCATCTGTCCACCAAGTTACCAAGACAtttcgtgaaaaatatgaagagctTAAAACTGAAACCGCCACAGTAATTTGGCCATTGCCAATTTATTCTGTGATATATCGGGTAGGACATTTCGAGCGGGATATGTTGTGTTTACTCATATTGGCTGACTCAGCAAGAATGGTTTCATAACTGTGACTGTGGTATAGTAATATGTGTGATTTTATGtgcattttctaaaaaaaaaaaaatatgttttctcGGAAATCTATAGTTTTGCCTTATTACATGTGTCAATCCATTGTTTCCTACGGATTATTTCATGCCTTTACAGACTGAGATTCTGTCAATCTGGATGTTGGTACAGACTGACTGACAATTTGTCCTCAGTGTCAATATTGACTGGTTGAGATTCTGTCAATCTTGACCTTTGTACAGACTAGCTGTTGGGACACCCTGGGCTGGTTGTCATCCTGCGTCGATACAGTTTGTTATTTTGTCTCCTCTATGTTGGTACATACTGGTTGCTATTACGTCCTGGATGTCGGTTCAGACTGGCTGGGATTTGTTCCTCGATGTCGCTGCAGACGGACTATGATGCCCTCGAAATCTGTACAGACTGGCTGTGATTGTGCCCTCGAAATCTGTACAGATTGGCTGTGATTGTGTCCTTGAAGTGTATACAGACTGGCTGTGATTGTGTCATTTAAGTGTATACAGACTGGCTGCGATTGTGCCCTTGAAGTGTATACAGACTGGCTGTGATTGTGCCCTTGAAGTGTATACAGACTGGTTGTGATTGTGTCATTTAAGTGTATACAGACTGGCTGTGATTGTGTCCTTGAAGTGTATACAGACTGGCTGTGATTGTGTCCTTGAAGTGTATACAGACTGGCTGTGATTGTGTCCTTGAAGTGTATACAGACTGGCTGTGATTGTGCCCTTGAAGTGTATACAGACTGGTTGTGATTGTGCCCTTGAAGCCTACAGACTGGCTGTGATTGTGTCCTTGAAGTGTATACAGACTGGCTGTGATTGTGTCCTTGAAGTGTATACAGACTGGCTGCGATTGTGCCCTTGAAGTGTATACAGACTGGCTGTGATTGTGCCCTTGAAGCCTACAGACTGGCTGTGATTGTGTCCTTGAAGTGTATACAGACTGGCTGTGATTGTGCCCTTGAAGCCTACAGACTGGCTGTGATTGTGCCCTTGAAGCCTACAGACTGGCTGTGATTGTGCCCTTGAAGTGTATACAGACTGGCTGTGATTGTGTCATTTAAGTGTACGTGTATACAGACTGGCTGTGATTGTGTCATTTAAGTGTACGTGTATACAGACTGGCTGTGATTGTGCCCTTGAAGTGTATACAGACTGGTTGTGATTGTGTCCTATCTacagcctggctgtgattgtgtcCTCCATGTTTAAACAGAGCCGGTATTCTTTTCTCAATGTTGGTACAGAATGGTTGTCTTTGTCCTTGATGTCGATACGGATTGGTAGTTGTATTCTATCCTCGATGTCAATAAGCACACTACCTTTGCAAAAAGAATAATATGAACACGCTCTTGTTATAACAGGCACATGTTTATTAAATATAAGTACCTCAATTTTAGCACAATCTGTATGATTTGAACTTGGTTCACCATATcccttttgaaaatgtccacaaCAATCCCGTCAGTCACCCATATATATCTGTCATGTTGCATCAAGAACACAGATTGCACAGAGAAGTACACAGCGGTTGATGATGGTATCAACGCAACTAAAGTCTAGAGATATAACTTGATGAGTTCATCACTGACTGCCGATGGTGTTAGCACTCCCAAATCTGTGAACAATAACGTAATGTAAGAAGGAGGAGTGTAGTCGACCAGTGGGTGTTCCTTGGTTAGATCAATATTGCCTTTGATGGTTGATGAATGATACTGAAATGGGAATAAGGAAAACTATGTGAAAGGTATATTCAGCTTGTGCCAACCTGTGCCTGGTCATACAGTTGTTGATACGTGGACACCAGAtacaactagaattgtcagttgagtctgcaggcatactctgaagtctccgccacggcgttctgaatgcgcatgtgcagtcagtgcgaacatcgtcttggttccctcggctgttcctaggAGGCGTGCTATTCCTGCCCtctaggaacagccgagggaaccaagacgtGCGAGTAACGTTCCGAGTGCTCATTGCCGCAAAAACAATCTAcgaaactacaatgtattccGTGCTCAAAGTGCTCGAATAACGACGTACTGCCGACGTGGACTTGGAATAATAAATGAACTCGCCGTACGTAAGAgcagaatattttatcaatgtgcggttttctcgaaacttcgtgtcaaatcttgacaaaattgcGACAATTGAAATCCACCCACAAGCACTACAACGTGTACACACGCATAGGCACATCGGCGCCCTAGGCCGAGGTTGATTTTGCCGAGAAAGTTTCCTAGCTAACCCAAGAGTCTCCTCTCACGGCCACTACGTGCCGTGGCGGAGACTAACAAGCCACAGATTACCGTCCCATTAGACAGAGCCTAGTTTTTGGCACTAGCACCTCAGATAATTGGCGTCTTTTGTCAATATGTAGAACTTGGAAAGACCAGTAAGAAGTGGAACTCTTCTTTCTCACCTTGAAATTTGCTGGTATATCTCTTTGATTTAGCGGGAATTCCCTTGTGAATTTAAAACTTTCTGCCACCACATACACTGGTTTTCCTAACTCCTTAGCAGATAATGCCATAGTGTATGTCCCTATCTGAAAAATGAACACAGCGTGGTGAAATACATTTAAGCGATCTGTGGAGTTCTTGCTTCAATTGTTGACTTAGAAATGGGAACTATTCAAAGGTTTCAGCTCCCTCTGGAGTATCACTTGTCCGAACTGCATGCATTCAGCACACAGAACTGGCATTCACACCTGGCCATCTCTGCCAACTAGGAACTCCAGAGTGGAGAGATGGAACTAGGAATAATTGAtgtgctcaaggacacaaagacaaaacagatGTGATCCTTCCAAGCGTCAAACTACAACCTCTTGATTATGAGCCTGGTCCTCTTACCACTATGCCACTTATCTCCCCATGGCTTGATTGAAACAATGGTTACCTTATTTATTATTCCTCCACTTTCTACCACTCCTTCAGCTCCTATGAGAACCAGATCCACATTTTCCATGATGTACCTGAAGTACCGAAAGGAGAgtaactaaatgacaaatttcattGCCATGAAATGATCACCTGTTTTGGACTTGCCAACCATGTTAGTCATTTCACCTAAAGAGTGTGAGTACTTACCCAACCGCAGCATCTAGAATTAAGGTGGCTGGTATTCCAAGAGCTGTGACTTCATCAAACATGTCGACACTGGAATGAAAAACATCACTCATATGAACACAGTATACTCAtattaacaaaacaaaacacgCACCCATTGGTTAAAGCAGTCAGGCCAAGCGACCGCATTCTTATTACCACTTTGGTGACCCTAGATAGCATGTTCATGCTACTTCTGATGACCCACCATTGTCTATTGAGCTCATAATTTAATGGTAATTGCTCAGATCTCATCCACTTCCTTACCTACCCTGATTTATCTGGCATCGACTCTGTCAAGTAGACATTGAACCGTTTGTTGGCAGCAGCAGCTTCCTTGAACAGTTCGAGCACCACGCGCGATTTGGAATGAGTCAAAATAGTCTGAAAAGCAGAGAAGACATggtggaaatacatgtagggaGACCAGTTTAAGGGTGCCAGGCTCATAATTAGGAGGTTGTTGGTTTGATTCTCTAGAGGATATTTGTTGTTTTGCCTTGGTAAAACACTGCAAACAAGATTTACAACTAAATCTTTTTGGCTCTTGTTAGTGCCGACTTTCAGATTATCTAGGAGCTTAGGTGAGAGCAAGAAATCATGAAGGCATAGATTTTGGACTGTACATAGTTTGATTGAAAACCAGGTGGAAATAAGATGTCGATTTTCTCCTAATTCATCCTACAGTTATTTGAATTATGACTTACAGTCCCATCTCTAATAAAAGGAATGcctatttttgcaatttttcttcGAGAACGAGAGACTTTATTCAGGAACACCTTTCCCCTCTCCACCAAAACACTTTTGCAGTCTTGAAaatcctgaaaagaagaaatgatCCAGTAAATGGGACACTTCATTTATTCCGGTTTTATCCGACTATGGCCTTTTCATGAACACGAAAGTAAGAACTGATAGTATCACTATAAATGATGGTTGGGCAGCAGGTTAAGACCAACTTACTGCATGAAGGAACCAATTTCTGATAGAGTTAATCTCATTAATTACTTACTGGATGATCTAGTGAAGTGAGTGTGATGAACCGAACAAACAGATCACAACCTGAGGCTATCGATGCCACCGGTCCATCTGTCTGCTGGAGGATCTTAATGGCGAGGTTGAGATTCTCTCGCAATCCAAGTAACGTCTCCGCTGAAACAGATAAGATAAGAGTAAGTTAGGTTGaaggagactataggcagaagtTAGCAATTATTGGTGACTTAGTGTAACTTAATGTGATCAATCTGACTCCTGCATCTCAGGAGACTTAATTGCCGAAGTGATTGGGAATTTGTTTCCTTTCACATATCATGCTTGAGAGCTCCATTCATTCAGGGATCTATGAAACAAAACTTATCTATTACGTCAGGATCACCGACTAGATCCTCCTTGGCGTTCACATTAAGATTTGATCTTTTGGTACCTGGATTCACTCTGATAAACTCTATCAATGTCTTGATGGCTGCAACAGCTTGTGATGTGCTCGGATCTTCCTGCATCAGGTGGTTGTAATACGGAACAATATCTGAAATCAATCCCCAGACATTACATGGGTCAGGGACAGAGGCTCCCAACAACACAACTTGTCATTCATTGTGATGTATTGTAGCTATATGCCAGATCATGAGGTGACCACTGTAAACAAATGGTGCATGTAACTTATTGTAGCAATTCTGAATCAAAAAGCGCCCATTTGAGGCAAGATTGTTACTATATCAAACGAAATACATGTTGAAAACGAAAATCAATAGTCGTTATCTAACCATTTGAGTCCATTTTTAGcagattttcattgcatatcATCAGAAATTTTAGTCGAATTGTCGCTCTCGATATAACAATTTCCGCTTGAGCCGACAGTTTCAAGATGGCTGGCATGAGCCTGTTTCGCAAACTTGGTGCCGGGGCAAAGTTTGATTTCAAACGTTTTCAAGGTG
This is a stretch of genomic DNA from Lineus longissimus chromosome 2, tnLinLong1.2, whole genome shotgun sequence. It encodes these proteins:
- the LOC135483497 gene encoding uncharacterized protein LOC135483497 gives rise to the protein MILPFLKRCKMIMLQRHILPAVRLQWLSHHPTKLRRIALQSAGSSTRFSLIKSQLPVHSPRYFTSRSSALCNKPTSESQNIPTGDHENDAVDFFGIEEYEQNMVTIASAEKDNFGALKKGTKPAKISISVKAKKAKADSFQPLNRDHDILETSFGLIRLDGRRAERKLKGDLKSDQTIPNPESTSGSDFIDEQYFQYEGSLQQSGHCSQSYIHLEEEAKELSSTVDLDTNSPPSKSCDDFEVPSNLFDEQYFGSVPTQSATELSSKYSEKAVEQEQKSELNVKQSLNEQASLDDLNIFDQQMFGLKERTETENNHATSSVSEEESTETKSKPAIYSVTEDMKKQFGQNNDVRKTERKTKLRPEEMEYEFHEPVTEWKKKVKSIPVPNVKEPKTAYDMAMKIRQEMKDDGKGERFLGDVDSKGFRILKSQVPDFSRTREVVMVDLLRDSVIYNDHDIVAIDKPYGLPSQGGEGVNHNIASLLPKFAKKIDASLETLHSVHRLDKDTTGVMVFAKTREMQLKLTRMFKDHEVVKKYWVITKGIPDPPSGVIEIPMAEGTVSGAYRMVLKPDYDEKTKLVMKKSSVDTSQAITKYKVLDSNDNVGAALVLCEPKTGVKHQIRCHLSFGLNMPILGDHKYSHFTKLAPQRLFPAMLQRLGIRQSKVRHVPMHLHAKSIILPGILEGRYLHLSTKLPRHFVKNMKSLKLKPPQ
- the LOC135483498 gene encoding translation initiation factor eIF2B subunit alpha-like, which encodes MICNENLLKMDSNDIVPYYNHLMQEDPSTSQAVAAIKTLIEFIRVNPAETLLGLRENLNLAIKILQQTDGPVASIASGCDLFVRFITLTSLDHPDFQDCKSVLVERGKVFLNKVSRSRRKIAKIGIPFIRDGTTILTHSKSRVVLELFKEAAAANKRFNVYLTESMPDKSGVDMFDEVTALGIPATLILDAAVGYIMENVDLVLIGAEGVVESGGIINKIGTYTMALSAKELGKPVYVVAESFKFTREFPLNQRDIPANFKYHSSTIKGNIDLTKEHPLVDYTPPSYITLLFTDLGVLTPSAVSDELIKLYL